One window from the genome of Salvia miltiorrhiza cultivar Shanhuang (shh) chromosome 7, IMPLAD_Smil_shh, whole genome shotgun sequence encodes:
- the LOC130993498 gene encoding putative pentatricopeptide repeat-containing protein At1g12700, mitochondrial: protein MISLNVTDSAIHLFSSGVAVKSIYASRDFNGQERPSLPRKPRNRVDFSSIRYSSDAIRSLRELASMSPEPSIRVYNNLLSVIAKKELYSVALDVFDEMRHLGVAADWYTMNIVINCCCLLKRVDVGFSVLGVFIKNGYDPNGTTFNTLLKGLFLAGEIGEAEFLFKKILSFKLCVINDVMILTVVNGLSKTGKLLTARDMLLALDEAGYEPNVRAYNAVIDGLSKRGMVDDALLLLSEMVEKGVSPSVVTCNALIDGYCSRGEMVRARELFDSMAKTEIKHDIFTYSSLIKGYCKTGNLDEASRFFDEIPRVGLKHSTVSYSTMMQGLIRQGRFSDGWKLFEDMKAQKLHPNLHTYTILLDGLCRNHRIDEALAFLRVIEKKGLNPNIVTYGALINGLCKGGRLDEARSLFDHLPSKGLNPSTEIYNMMLNSLYHHGRQVEAMRLMEEMERSRCSPDGVTYNIIVGNLMKRNEVHEAIPFLEEMCRRGFEVHSANLSILLHQLRGGEYKDKKLQEIIKKLIVIF, encoded by the coding sequence ATGATAAGTCTAAACGTCACAGATTCTGCAATTCACCTCTTCAGCAGCGGTGTCGCGGTGAAATCCATCTATGCATCTCGCGACTTTAATGGCCAAGAGAGGCCGTCGCTTCCGCGGAAGCCCAGAAACAGAGTAGATTTTAGCAGCATTCGCTACTCGAGCGACGCGATTCGGTCGCTGCGGGAGCTGGCGTCGATGTCGCCCGAGCCCTCCATCCGCGTCTACAAtaatctgttgagcgtcattgCCAAGAAGGAGCTGTACTCGGTTGCACTCGACGTGTTCGACGAAATGCGCCACTTGGGCGTCGCGGCCGATTGGTACACGATGAACATCGTCATCAACTGCTGCTGCCTTCTGAAGCGCGTGGACGTTGGATTCTCCGTACTGGGCGTCTTCATCAAGAACGGATACGATCCGAACGGGACAACGTTCAACACGCTGCTGAAGGGGCTGTTTCTGGCCGGCGAGATCGGCGAGGCAGAGTTTCTATTCAAGAAAATTTTGAGCTTCAAGCTATGTGTGATCAACGATGTCATGATTCTGACTGTTGTGAACGGGCTCTCAAAAACCGGGAAATTGCTCACTGCGCGTGATATGCTTCTGGCATTGGATGAAGCTGGCTACGAGCCTAATGTTCGAGCTTACAATGCTGTGATTGATGGCTTGTCGAAGCGTGGGATGGTTGATGATGCTCTGCTTCTGCTGTCAGAAATGGTGGAGAAGGGCGTCTCGCCTAGTGTTGTCACATGCAACGCCTTGATAGATGGATATTGCTCGCGCGGCGAGATGGTTAGAGCCAGAGAGCTCTTTGATTCAATGGCGAAGACGGAGATCAAGCACGATATATTCACCTATAGTAGCTTGATTAAGGGGTATTGCAAGACGGGCAACCTTGATGAAGCGTCACGTTTCTTTGATGAAATCCCGCGTGTAGGTCTCAAGCACTCGACCGTATCATACTCCACAATGATGCAGGGGCTAATACGCCAAGGTAGATTTTCAGACGGATGGAAGCTTTTCGAGGATATGAAAGCTCAGAAGCTGCATCCAAATCTCCACACCTACACCATCTTGTTGGATGGTCTATGTAGGAACCATCGGATTGATGAGGCGTTGGCGTTTTTGAGGGTGATAGAGAAGAAGGGCTTGAATCCTAATATAGTAACATACGGTGCTCTGATCAACGGCTTATGTAAGGGCGGGAGACTTGATGAAGCTAGGAGCCTCTTTGACCATCTCCCTTCCAAGGGCTTAAATCCAAGCACAGAAATCTACAACATGATGCTCAACTCCCTCTACCACCATGGGCGTCAAGTGGAGGCCATGAGGCTGATGGAGGAGATGGAGAGGAGTCGTTGCTCGCCTGATGGCGTTACCTACAACATTATTGTGGGGAATCTGATGAAGAGGAACGAGGTGCATGAGGCGATTCCATTCTTGGAGGAAATGTGCAGGAGAGGATTTGAGGTTCATTCAGCTAACTTGTCTATTTTGCTTCATCAACTAAGAGGAGGAGAATATAAAGATAAGAAATTGCAAGAGATTATTAAGAAACTTATAGTTATATTTTGA
- the LOC130993499 gene encoding membrane steroid-binding protein 1 translates to MALQLWETLKESITAYTGLSPATFFTVLALGLTLYYVVSSLFGSSDGGRVHERPRGSEEEMEPLPPPVQLGEITAEDLKLYDGSDSKKPLLMAIKGQIYDVSQSRMFYGPGGPYALFAGKDASRALAKMSFEDKDLNGDLTGLGVFEMEALQDWEYKFMSKYVKVGTVKATVPVSDGATEGEASDAAEAAEGHVAKPAEDGPSETTPKEAEESATAAADVDVEKKE, encoded by the exons ATGGCCCTTCAGTTGTGGGAGACATTGAAAGAATCGATCACCGCCTACACAGGGCTGTCTCCGGCTACTTTCTTCACGGTTCTCGCTCTAGGCCTCACGCTTTACTACGTTGTTTCGAGTTTGTTCGGTTCATCCGATGGCGGCCGCGTTCATGAGAGGCCGAGAGGCTCCGAGGAAGAGATGGAGCCTCTGCCGCCTCCGGTTCAGCTTGGTGAGATCACCGCCGAGGACTTGAAACTCTACGACGGCTCTGATTCGAAGAAGCCTCTACTCATGGCCATCAAGGGTCAGATCTATGATGTCTCGCAGAGCAG GATGTTCTATGGACCTGGTGGACCGTATGCTTTGTTTGCGGGAAAGGATGCTAGCAGAGCTCTTGCAAAAATGTCTTTTGAGGATAAAGATCTGAATGGTGACCTCACTGGGCTGGGCGTGTTTGAGATGGAAGCTCTGCAAGATTGGGAATACAAGTTCATGAGCAAATATGTGAAGGTGGGAACCGTCAAGGCAACCGTGCCAGTAAGTGATGGTGCCACCGAAGGTGAAGCAAGTGATGCGGCTGAAGCAGCTGAGGGTCATGTTGCTAAACCTGCTGAAGATGGTCCATCAGAGACTACTCCTAAAGAAGCTGAGGAAAGCGCAACTGCTGCCGCTGATGTTGATGTCGAGAAAAAGGAGTGA
- the LOC130993500 gene encoding fasciclin-like arabinogalactan protein 21, which produces MMDISNLLIPTRINTVDGYLSFPSKITISHHLVCTRKTFLDFVIFSVDCVSLLLLFCEIEIITHTQSKLASAMAADSSCSHWWHAPLYLGMSLTLALMAISSAKYPSPIHPLPPPIPHALAFNASTALRLRGAFHITATLLQISPELFLSSPETTLFAIQDSAISNLSLPPSTMRHLLRFHAVPAALPMAELSKKPTGFCFNTLAHDDDRLAITTNNDDGTLMINHVLVSHPDMFLQGPLAVHGVAAPFDTTPPSCRLFNQSSVFAGSGAVEWRRIVRVLSSNGFVSFAIGLNAVLDGILRDYSNLASVTVFAPPNFEFLSSPSPLLDRIVRLHILQRSFSYVELSAAGNSSLATLLPNSHLQITHFSPNLAVNGVQITRPHVFSSTNLVVHGISRDFDFQTLFE; this is translated from the coding sequence ATGATGGATATTAGCAATTTACTTATTCCAACACGTATAAATACAGTGGATGGTTACCTATCTTTCCCAAGCAAGATAACAATTAGTCATCACTTGGTGTGTACAAGAAAAACTTTTCTTGATTTTGTCATCTTTTCAGTAGACTGCGTCTCACTTCTTCTTCTATTTTGTGAGATTGAAAttatcacacacacacaatcaaaATTGGCAAGTGCAATGGCAGCAGATTCGTCGTGTTCCCACTGGTGGCACGCCCCCTTGTACCTGGGCATGTCCTTGACCCTGGCATTGATGGCCATCTCCAGCGCCAAATACCCCTCCCCCATTCACCCTCTCCCGCCTCCCATTCCCCACGCCCTCGCCTTCAACGCCTCCACCGCCCTCCGCCTCCGCGGCGCCTTCCACATCACCGCCACCCTCCTCCAAATCTCCCCGGAGCTCTTCCTCTCCTCCCCGGAGACCACCCTCTTCGCCATCCAAGACTCCGCCATCTCCAACCTCTCCCTCCCGCCATCCACTATGCGCCACCTCCTCCGCTTCCACGCCGTCCCCGCCGCCCTCCCCATGGCCGAGCTCTCCAAGAAACCCACCGGTTTCTGCTTCAACACGCTCGCCCACGACGACGACAGGCTCGCCATCACCACCAACAACGACGACGGCACCCTCATGATCAACCACGTCTTGGTCTCTCACCCGGATATGTTTCTCCAAGGCCCCCTGGCCGTGCACGGCGTCGCCGCGCCCTTCGACACCACGCCGCCCTCGTGTCGCCTTTTCAATCAGAGCAGCGTTTTTGCAGGGAGCGGAGCGGTTGAGTGGAGGAGGATAGTTAGGGTCTTGAGCTCCAACGGATTTGTTTCCTTTGCCATCGGATTGAACGCTGTTCTTGATGGGATTCTTCGAGATTACTCGAATCTCGCCTCTGTCACCGTGTTTGCTCCGCCTAATTTCGAGTTTCTTTCTTCGCCGTCGCCCTTGTTGGACAGAATTGTGAGACTTCACATTCTGCAACGGAGTTTCAGTTATGTGGAGTTGAGTGCAGCCGGGAATTCATCGCTCGCCACACTGCTTCCCAACTCTCATCTCCAGATTACTCATTTTTCTCCAAATCTCGCTGTAAATGGAGTCCAAATTACTAGGCCCCACGTCTTCTCCTCCACCAACTTGGTCGTTCATGGAATTTCTAGGGATTTTGATTTCCAGACTTTGTTTGAGTAG
- the LOC130993501 gene encoding uncharacterized protein LOC130993501 isoform X2, which produces MFSLFYGLWKYMFTKMEFHVLILGIDKAGKTTLLEKVKSQYSNLEGLPPDRIVPTVGLNIGRVEVLNTKLVFWDLGGQPGLRSIWEKYYEEAHAVIYVIDAACPSRFEDSKSALEKALRHEDLQGAPLLILANKQDLEDAVPADELARYLDLKKLNERVYAFQAVSATDGLGIKESVNWLVDAMERSKRTDTLRVRAGSSVV; this is translated from the exons ATGTTTTCATTGTTTTATGGACTCTGGAAGTACATGTTCACCAAGATGGAGTTTCATGTTCTCATTCTTGGAATTGACAAAGCTGGCAAAACA ACATTACTAGAGAAAGTGAAGTCACAGTATTCAAACTTGGAAGGCCTTCCACCTGACCGAATTGTTCCAACTGTGGGACTCAATATTGGTCGTGTTGAAGTTTTAAACACAAAACTCGTATTCTGGGACCTGGGAGGTCAG CCTGGTCTTCGCTCCATTTGGGAAAAATATTATGAAGAGGCACATGCTGTAATTTATGTAATTGATGCTGCTTGTCCATCCCGTTTTGAAGATTCAAAATCTGCTCTTG AAAAGGCTCTTCGGCATGAGGATTTGCAAGGAGCTCCACTTCTGATATTAGCAAATAAGCAG GATCTCGAGGATGCTGTACCTGCTGATGAACTTGCTCGATATCTGGACCTCAAAAAATTGAATGAAAGAGTTTATGCATTTCAAGCAGTTTCAGCAACTGATGG GCTTGGGATTAAAGAAAGTGTAAACTGGCTTGTAGATGCTATGGAGAGAAGCAAGAGAACAGATACATTGCGAGTTCGTGCTGGATCCAGTGTTGTCTAG
- the LOC130993501 gene encoding uncharacterized protein LOC130993501 isoform X1: protein MFSLFYGLWKYMFTKMEFHVLILGIDKAGKTTLLEKVKSQYSNLEGLPPDRIVPTVGLNIGRVEVLNTKLVFWDLGGQPGLRSIWEKYYEEAHAVIYVIDAACPSRFEDSKSALEKALRHEDLQGAPLLILANKQDLEDAVPADELARYLDLKKLNERVYAFQAVSATDGYTHSFVYSYTYLVGKQSKGAESVQTHMTISGFDCRLGIKESVNWLVDAMERSKRTDTLRVRAGSSVV, encoded by the exons ATGTTTTCATTGTTTTATGGACTCTGGAAGTACATGTTCACCAAGATGGAGTTTCATGTTCTCATTCTTGGAATTGACAAAGCTGGCAAAACA ACATTACTAGAGAAAGTGAAGTCACAGTATTCAAACTTGGAAGGCCTTCCACCTGACCGAATTGTTCCAACTGTGGGACTCAATATTGGTCGTGTTGAAGTTTTAAACACAAAACTCGTATTCTGGGACCTGGGAGGTCAG CCTGGTCTTCGCTCCATTTGGGAAAAATATTATGAAGAGGCACATGCTGTAATTTATGTAATTGATGCTGCTTGTCCATCCCGTTTTGAAGATTCAAAATCTGCTCTTG AAAAGGCTCTTCGGCATGAGGATTTGCAAGGAGCTCCACTTCTGATATTAGCAAATAAGCAG GATCTCGAGGATGCTGTACCTGCTGATGAACTTGCTCGATATCTGGACCTCAAAAAATTGAATGAAAGAGTTTATGCATTTCAAGCAGTTTCAGCAACTGATGGGTACACACATTCTTTTGTTTATAGTTATACGTATTTGGTAGGCAAGCAATCGAAAGGGGCTGAATCTGTTCAGACGCACATGACAATTTCTGGGTTTGACTGCAGGCTTGGGATTAAAGAAAGTGTAAACTGGCTTGTAGATGCTATGGAGAGAAGCAAGAGAACAGATACATTGCGAGTTCGTGCTGGATCCAGTGTTGTCTAG
- the LOC130993504 gene encoding protein phosphatase inhibitor 2 isoform X1, whose protein sequence is MSRVKWNEDNLAEIEANKPVRQKITEPKTPYHPMIDDEDDGDSSSPSRRGGFGDYFEDAMNILATSSSLNDVGSSSKTGSHHSGWTSSDDDTDAMDQGEEDSDSERRRSFKEHRKDHYDEFLKIKELRRNGSQLEDESDDESSITAGVKDIDIKESSRPANGS, encoded by the exons AT GTCACGAGTGAAATGGAATGAAGATAATTTAGCAGAAATTGAGGCAAATAAACCTGTAAGGCAGAAAATAACCGAACCAAAGACACCGTACCATCCcatgattgatgatgaagatgatggtG attcatcatctccttcgaGAAGAGGAGGTTTTGGGGATTATTTTGAAGATGCAATGAATATACTAGCGACATCTTCTTCATTGAATGATGTAGGCTCCTCTAGTAAAACTGGCTCACATCACTCAGGCTGGACATCATCTGATGATGACACAGATGCAATGGATCAAGGTGAAGAAG ATTCTGATTCTGAGAGGCGCAGAAGCTTTAAGGAGCACAGGAAAGATCACTATGACGAGTTTCTCAAAATTAAAGAGTTGCGTCGAAATGGATCCCAACTCGAAGATGAGTCTGATGATGAATCCTCAATAACTGCTGGTGTGAAAGACATTGATATTAAGGAATCATCGCGACCTGCAAATGGATCTTAA
- the LOC130993504 gene encoding protein phosphatase inhibitor 2 isoform X2: MSRVKWNEDNLAEIEANKPVRQKITEPKTPYHPMIDDEDDGDSSSPSRRGGFGDYFEDAMNILATSSSLNDVGSSSKTGSHHSGWTSSDDDTDAMDQDSDSERRRSFKEHRKDHYDEFLKIKELRRNGSQLEDESDDESSITAGVKDIDIKESSRPANGS; this comes from the exons AT GTCACGAGTGAAATGGAATGAAGATAATTTAGCAGAAATTGAGGCAAATAAACCTGTAAGGCAGAAAATAACCGAACCAAAGACACCGTACCATCCcatgattgatgatgaagatgatggtG attcatcatctccttcgaGAAGAGGAGGTTTTGGGGATTATTTTGAAGATGCAATGAATATACTAGCGACATCTTCTTCATTGAATGATGTAGGCTCCTCTAGTAAAACTGGCTCACATCACTCAGGCTGGACATCATCTGATGATGACACAGATGCAATGGATCAAG ATTCTGATTCTGAGAGGCGCAGAAGCTTTAAGGAGCACAGGAAAGATCACTATGACGAGTTTCTCAAAATTAAAGAGTTGCGTCGAAATGGATCCCAACTCGAAGATGAGTCTGATGATGAATCCTCAATAACTGCTGGTGTGAAAGACATTGATATTAAGGAATCATCGCGACCTGCAAATGGATCTTAA
- the LOC130993503 gene encoding uncharacterized protein LOC130993503 — MAKVEASESAALAAQICNQVSSVFASPTSSPPALSTVVEEIWAAWKRGGKIMVYGVGREGLMMKALCMRLFHLGLSAHCVFDMTTPPIAPPDLLIASAGPGGFSTVDAICGVGRSAGARVLLLTAQPSWVKCGSVSVVAHIPAQTMADAEQDLALLPMGSVYEGAMFVLFEMVVYKLAQLLGQSPHQITARHTNLE, encoded by the coding sequence ATGGCTAAAGTCGAGGCTTCCGAATCAGCGGCTCTGGCCGCCCAAATCTGCAATCAAGTTTCTTCCGTCTTTGCGAGCCCCACCTCCTCCCCACCGGCCCTGAGCACAGTGGTGGAGGAAATCTGGGCGGCGTGGAAGCGCGGCGGAAAAATCATGGTGTACGGCGTGGGGCGCGAAGGGCTAATGATGAAGGCCCTGTGCATGAGGCTATTCCACTTGGGGCTCTCCGCCCACTGCGTCTTCGACATGACCACTCCTCCCATCGCGCCGCCGGACCTCCTGATCGCCTCCGCCGGGCCGGGAGGTTTCTCGACCGTGGACGCCATATGCGGCGTGGGCAGGAGCGCCGGCGCTCGGGTGCTGCTCCTGACGGCTCAGCCCTCATGGGTGAAGTGCGGCAGCGTGAGCGTGGTGGCGCATATTCCGGCGCAGACTATGGCAGACGCGGAGCAGGACCTGGCCCTGCTGCCGATGGGGAGCGTGTATGAGGGAGCCATGTTTGTGCTGTTTGAGATGGTGGTTTACAAGTTGGCTCAGCTGTTGGGTCAGAGCCCCCATCAGATAACTGCTCGCCACACCAATTTGGAGTAA